One Thalassospira marina DNA window includes the following coding sequences:
- a CDS encoding SDR family oxidoreductase: MRVFVTGATGFVGSAVVQELRTRGHSVLGMVRSDKSAQALAKTGADIHRGDITDLESLRKGAAECEAVIHTAFNHDFSKFAENCENDRHAIAAMGEVLAGSSRPFVVTSGIGLLSTDGIATEDDFSSNAKNPRVASEQATLALREKGVRASLMRLPPSVHGAGDHGFVPILIGLARQKGMAAYIEDGQNMWPAVHRFDAAKAYCDAIEAKDILPVYHAVGEEGIPFKDIASTIGAGLDVPVKSLTREEAADYFTWFAHFAGISIRASAAKTSANLGWAPGGPGLLDDMRNTDYFAG; encoded by the coding sequence ATGCGTGTTTTCGTAACAGGTGCAACGGGCTTTGTCGGTAGTGCAGTCGTTCAGGAATTGAGGACGCGCGGCCATAGTGTTTTGGGTATGGTGCGGTCTGACAAATCTGCGCAGGCACTGGCAAAAACCGGGGCGGATATCCATCGCGGTGATATTACCGATCTGGAAAGCCTGCGTAAGGGTGCAGCAGAGTGCGAGGCTGTTATCCATACTGCCTTTAACCATGATTTTTCAAAATTTGCCGAAAACTGCGAAAATGACCGCCATGCCATTGCGGCAATGGGCGAAGTACTGGCGGGGTCTTCGCGGCCTTTTGTGGTGACGTCGGGGATTGGCCTGCTGTCAACGGACGGGATCGCAACCGAAGACGATTTTTCGAGCAATGCGAAGAACCCGCGTGTCGCATCCGAGCAGGCGACGCTGGCTTTGCGCGAAAAGGGTGTTCGGGCATCTTTGATGCGCCTTCCGCCGTCAGTCCATGGGGCGGGTGATCATGGGTTTGTACCGATCCTGATTGGTCTTGCCCGGCAAAAGGGCATGGCCGCCTATATTGAAGACGGGCAAAATATGTGGCCTGCCGTGCATCGCTTTGATGCGGCAAAGGCATATTGTGATGCCATTGAAGCAAAAGATATTTTGCCGGTTTATCACGCGGTTGGCGAAGAAGGCATTCCGTTCAAGGATATCGCCAGCACGATCGGTGCAGGGTTGGACGTGCCGGTCAAAAGCCTGACGCGCGAAGAAGCGGCTGATTATTTTACCTGGTTTGCCCATTTCGCCGGAATCAGCATTCGTGCATCGGCGGCGAAAACCAGCGCCAATCTGGGCTGGGCGCCCGGCGGGCCAGGCCTGCTTGATGATATGCGCAATACCGACTATTTCGCGGGTTAA
- a CDS encoding LysR substrate-binding domain-containing protein — protein MNANPPTIPNLDLDLARTFVAICESGNFSRAAEQVHRSASAISLQVKKLEEMVGRDLFYRETRKVRLTPDGEILLGYARRLLKLNDEAFSKFLQPQFTGRIRLGAPNDNGIVAMPEILQRFAATHPHVEVDVHLGPTANLRRRIAKGELDIAIFSYDPELDPQQPIHTEPLVWLGARHGNAMEKRPLPMALAEPGCYWRAMALRALDEAGLNYRIAYTSEFCQAQIAAVRADLAIAPLPISVISNDLVHLGAHHGLPDLGEYRMTLAKREGAGAIEDVLAEHVVTGFKIIAERGMRLFA, from the coding sequence ATGAACGCCAACCCGCCAACCATTCCCAATCTGGACCTTGATCTGGCACGCACCTTTGTTGCCATTTGCGAAAGCGGCAATTTCTCGCGCGCAGCCGAACAGGTCCATCGCAGCGCATCGGCGATCAGCCTGCAGGTCAAAAAGCTGGAGGAAATGGTAGGGCGCGATTTGTTTTATCGCGAAACCCGCAAAGTACGGCTAACCCCCGATGGGGAAATATTGCTGGGTTATGCCAGGCGTTTGCTGAAACTTAATGACGAGGCCTTTTCCAAATTTTTGCAGCCCCAATTTACCGGGCGTATTCGGCTGGGTGCGCCCAATGACAATGGCATTGTCGCCATGCCCGAAATTTTGCAACGCTTTGCCGCCACCCACCCCCATGTCGAGGTTGATGTGCATTTGGGCCCCACGGCCAATTTGCGCCGCCGTATTGCCAAGGGCGAACTTGATATCGCCATTTTCAGTTACGACCCGGAGCTGGACCCCCAACAGCCGATCCATACTGAACCACTGGTCTGGCTGGGTGCGCGCCATGGCAATGCGATGGAAAAACGCCCCCTGCCCATGGCCCTGGCCGAACCGGGCTGTTATTGGCGGGCAATGGCACTTCGGGCACTGGATGAGGCCGGCCTGAATTATCGCATCGCCTATACCAGCGAGTTTTGCCAGGCCCAGATCGCCGCTGTGCGGGCTGATCTTGCGATTGCGCCCCTGCCCATCAGCGTTATTTCAAACGATCTGGTGCATCTGGGTGCCCATCACGGCCTGCCCGATTTGGGCGAATATCGCATGACCCTTGCCAAACGCGAAGGGGCTGGCGCGATCGAGGATGTTTTGGCCGAACATGTGGTAACCGGCTTTAAGATCATTGCCGAACGCGGCATGCGCCTTTTTGCCTGA
- a CDS encoding alkylphosphonate utilization protein, with translation MSDVKDCNGTELNDGDSVTLIKDLKVKGTSTTLKRGTLMKNLRLTNKDSEVECRNGKTTIVLKTEFLKKA, from the coding sequence ATGAGCGACGTTAAAGACTGCAACGGCACCGAGCTTAATGACGGTGATTCCGTCACCCTGATCAAGGATCTGAAGGTTAAGGGAACATCGACCACCCTTAAACGCGGTACCCTGATGAAAAACCTGCGCCTGACCAACAAGGACAGCGAAGTGGAATGCCGCAATGGCAAAACCACCATTGTCCTGAAAACCGAGTTTCTGAAAAAAGCCTGA